In the Drosophila gunungcola strain Sukarami unplaced genomic scaffold, Dgunungcola_SK_2 000001F, whole genome shotgun sequence genome, one interval contains:
- the LOC128262076 gene encoding centromere-associated protein E-like isoform X1 produces the protein MSAKNASSIQVCIKVRPCEPELTSLWQVKEGRSIHLADSHAEPCVFDYVFGEGASNQEVFDRMAKHIVHACMQGFNGTIFAYGQTSSGKTYTMMGDGQNPGVMVLAAKEIFQQISTETDRDFLLRVGYIEIYNEKIYDLLNKKNQDLKIHESGNGMVNVNCEECIITSEADLLRLLCMGNKERTVGETNMNERSSRSHAIFRIIIESRKSDRSADDAVIQSVLNLVDLAGSERADQTGARGARLKEGGHINKSLLFLSNVIKSLSENVDNKFISFRDSKLTRILQASLGGNAFTSIICTIKPSIMEESQSTLSFATRAKKIRIKPQVNEMVSDATMMKRLEREIKELKDKLAEEERKNESQLKVQDLERRIKSDMHKIISSTSLGDKCRQKRRRTWCPTASGLELDPPESGIANDRLVQFSKMSALPKPTFFPHSNFGRRLANIPQTINILSSLDISTDGNVDDEQFLPAEFVDFGSPGVDVQMARLTSRQLPDLALTPITSQMGPVTKEKIKREIQDLQMFTSLEKQCEADFEEVKVLKERLEENTAQREQLELDYSTEKERCESLQAEVTNLTAANQAANSKIHELEDQLSALKETMTALEVANRDAVSLEFEFEAHKKTSKLRVNDLLSVLSEKDLAIEKLRNSLEECNREALRNSKEARMRSICQAPEESVDGICNKCEQLEQLAEKVESCECDNLRAEIAATRAKLDSMQSALSQASSEVAVNTTDCERLSKQIFASQDDFELLQARYDTLEQQWQGQQLAIEALQANHDTVQANYQKLQEEYEHLERTSKASEAEIETLKEQVVEAQGMLKDAQDSACLAEEFKAKNQELKAQLTDLQSNLTEIQSEYDCLSNQLMESVQENDALREELKQRPSSFEVDSMKSSGVGSDPEHELDQDSDLLQQFVQLSESINQIELQHHSGCSRLFRAINLDRDLEEPGLKLCLESADCIESDSRQLDSSDSISLKGSFKRHRFQIRRLTQEQVILQEERRLLDIISQLEQEVAEKSALMEATEATINEMREQMSSLESALLEKSVIVNKVEDYQRQIESLEKQNAEMTMVYEELQDKVIRESSMSENLLVIPPDDDTLPGFLPTTPGKKDQEPQEVATLKASLAELRTRVCAMQEEIESQLRQMQLKDENIAKLYTEIEEMSERCLSMEVRMAQLEEDAQQKQELLDRQAQKLSDDVRLIDQLQEKNAQLVQQTIKAEGPSEYVNQIEELRESLRTANEELRDTKRVKEDEINAMQLEYMMKMEASESENCANLRLYSQELEECKDRYESSVAALKDQLTQAGEELSSVTARCQAELEGIRGTLQEKITQAEEERSKLNAQHQAELNGIRETLEKKMAEAEAQQLSIETTLKEQLSQAKEECERETSKLEEMKITLEEMIGHRNTMSATIAELEKSKSDNELALDKVKAERMQFENLYEKCQEQLQIQLSNRVQNSLDTQAHSEQLEKITELQAQCEQQVLDMEKLSQEKMTLQQEIQEANEHLSNSLKKREELELELNALKTQNVMEKNDLEAKLETFTAKMSDLEEALQKAQLKTLGHDDLISQHERLKICLTEANELSCNLEKKVECLNSELLTSQEGISNRDDEIKQLRLELKHALDAKDATNSEQSVLVAQLKAVEDKMSTQAGNFQRELADLKGSMNELQLKFKSLQETKDNLEAGNEELKLKLRNAQDLQSALEEEQKLCTSLRENIANLEQSKARLKEQMRVEVDQRFMELSRNFELGQNTIGELTTKCENLRSQLETETNNFQRKKESLDLIISDLEKDKQELEEKLSILKEKDESIDRLKAQLTSNETTLSSLQEAMEAANNKTLEMGQKVDEHSRECEMLRSDLQTKEACFQKERNVSDGTISSLLEEKRCLEEKLCTFNDILSKHEELTKECEKLKSTLKSKDASIRMEKERMDGTISSLLEDKRNLEEKLCTVNDIVTKLQGELTALQALKVNGSNASFESNASNGSPVAAPARKSLDRNPGASGPRKSLTSDTEVRRNRRISVHDERRQSYWNDFRECGTMTDPVDNNCNCAELNARLQECQRDLFIRESKVTALNMELKHHPLKDENAQLKRRVLEEQEKARAEQKRFKAKLHDLNARINDLTDAAASSAMPVADQQEQAKKSVRPEMVTRETQTESELEAILEKTNTKYQDAVQLLRFRYNLIKELEGKVRQKENNDTSNITSLTAGQNSALKAQCEAQKRELAVIRNKYESAKRVLGMRKDEMDKIRAKLAQYEADESTK, from the exons ATGTCCGCGAAGAACGCCAGCTCCATCCAGGTGTGCATCAAGGTGCGTCCCTGCGAGCCCGAACTCACCTCCCTGTGGCAGGTGAAGGAGGGCCGCTCCATCCACCTGGCGGACAGCCACGCGGAGCCCTGCGTCTTCG ACTATGTCTTCGGTGAGGGCGCCAGCAACCAGGAGGTCTTCGACCGGATGGCCAAGCACATCGTGCACGCCTGCATGCAGGGCTTCAACGGAACTATTTTTGCCTACGGCCAGACGTCGTCGG GTAAGACCTACACGATGATGGGCGACGGCCAGAACCCGGGCGTCATGGTGCTGGCCGCCAAAGAGATCTTCCAGCAAATCTCCACGGAGACGGATCGCGACTTCCTCCTGCGCGTGGGCTACATCGAGATCTACAATGAGAAGATCTACGACCTGCTGAACAAGAAGAACCAGGACCTCAAGATCCATGAGTCCGGAAACGGGATGGTGAACGTGAACTGCGAGGAGTGCATCATAACCAGCGAGGCCGACCTCCTGCGCCTTCTCTGTATGGGCAACAAGGAGCGCACCGTGGGCGAGACCAACATGAACGAGCGCTCCAGCCGCTCGCACGCCATCTTTAGAATT ATTATCGAGTCCCGGAAGTCTGACCGCAGCGCCGACGACGCCGTAATCCAGAGCGTGCTAAACCTGGTGGACCTTGCTGGATCGGAGCGGGCGGATCAGACGGGTGCGCGGGGAGCTCGCCTCAAGGAGGGCGGCCACATAAACAAGAGCCTGCTCTTCCTCAGCAACGTGATCAAGAGCCTATCCGAGAATGTGGACAACAAGTTTATCAGCTTCCGCGACTCCAAACTCACGCGCATTCTGCAGGCTTCGCTGGGCGGCAATGCCTTCACCTCGATCATCTGCACAATCAAACCCTCGATCATGGAGGAGTCGCAGTCCACCCTGAGCTTTGCCACGCGTGCCAAGAAGATTCGCATCAAGCCGCAGGTGAACGAGATGGTCTCCGATGCCACGATGATGAAGCGGCTGGAGCGCGAAATCAAGGAACTGAAGGACAAGCTGGCCGAGGAGGAGCGCAAGAACGAGAGCCAGCTGAAGGTGCAGGATCTGGAGCGGCGCATCAAGAGCGACATGCACAAGATCATCTCGAGCACATCGCTAGGGGACAAGTGTCGGCAAAAGCGTCGCCGGACTTGGTGTCCGACCGCTTCGGGCCTGGAGTTGGACCCTCCTGAGTCCGGCATCGCGAACGACCGTCTTGTCCAATTCTCAAAGATGTCTGCATTACCGAAACCAACGTTCTTTCCCCATTCCAATTTCGGCAGACGATTGGCTAACATTCCCCAGACCATTAACATTCTCAGTTCCCTGGACATTAGCACAGATGGCAACGTGGACGACGAGCAGTTCCTGCCGGCAGAGTTCGTTGACTTCGGCTCCCCCGGCGTGGATGTCCAGATGGCCAGGCTGACCAGCAGGCAGCTGCCAGACCTTGCCCTGACGCCCATCACGAGTCAGATGGGACCCGTAAC CAAGGAGAAGATCAAGAGGGAGATCCAGGACCTGCAAATGTTCACCAGTTTAGAGAAGCAGTGCGAAGCGGATTTTGAAGAGGTGAAGGTTTTGAAAGAAAGGCTGGAAGAGAACACAGCTCAGCGGGAGCAGTTAGAGCTAGATTATTCCACCGAAAAAGAGCG ATGCGAGTCTCTGCAGGCAGAGGTCACCAACTTGACAGCTGCCAATCAGGCAGCGAATTCGAAGATCCACGAATTGGAGGATCAGCTGAGTGCTCTGAAAGAGACTATGACCGCATTGGAAGTGGCAAACCGCGATGCAGTGAGCCTGGAGTTTGAATTCGAGGCCCACAAGAAAACGTCGAAACTGCGTGTGAATGACTTGCTCTCAGTACTTTCAGAGAAAGACTTGGCGATAGAGAAATTGCGAAACTCCCTCGAAGAATGCAATCGGGAAGCGCTGCGCAACAGCAAGGAGGCCAGAATGCGTTCCATTTGCCAAGCTCCCGAAGAAAGCGTCGACGGAATTTGCAATAAGTGTGAGCAACTGGAGCAACTGGCCGAAAAAGTGGAGTCCTGCGAGTGTGATAATCTGCGAGCCGAGATCGCCGCCACTCGTGCCAAGTTGGACAGTATGCAGTCGGCCTTGAGCCAGGCAAGCAGTGAGGTTGCAGTAAATACCACGGACTGCGAGCGCCTCTCCAAGCAGATATTCGCCAGCCAGGATGACTTTGAACTGCTGCAGGCGAGGTACGACACCCTGGAACAGCAGTGGCAGGGTCAGCAGCTGGCCATCGAGGCATTGCAGGCGAACCACGACACTGTTCAGGCGAACTACCAAAAGCTGCAGGAGGAGTACGAGCATCTGGAACGCACGTCAAAGGCTTCCGAGGCGGAAATCGAAACTCTCAAGGAGCAAGTGGTGGAGGCCCAGGGCATGCTTAAGGATGCTCAGGACTCCGCGTGTCTGGCAGAAGAATTTAAGGCCAAAAATCAAGAGCTCAAAGCGCAACTCACTGATTTGCAGTCAAACTTGACCGAGATCCAAAGCGAATACGACTGCCTCTCCAACCAACTGATGGAAAGTGTGCAGGAGAACGACGCCCTGCGGGAGGAGCTCAAGCAGCGCCCCTCCAGCTTCGAAGTGGACTCCATGAAGTCATCCGGTGTGGGCAGCGATCCGGAGCACGAGCTCGACCAAGACAGTGACCTCCTGCAGCAGTTTGTCCAGCTGTCTGAATCGATTAACCAGATCGAACTCCAGCACCATTCCGGCTGCAGCCGCCTCTTTAGAGCCATCAACTTGGATCGGGATCTGGAGGAGCCTGGCTTAAAGCTTTGCCTAGAGTCTGCGGATTGTATAGAGAGCGACAGTCGCCAGCTGGATTCATCCGATTCCATCAGCCTCAAGGGTTCCTTTAAGCGACACAGGTTCCAGATCAGGCGATTAACTCAGGAACAGGTGATATTGCAGGAAGAAAGGCGACTCCTTGATATCATTTCACAACTGGAACAGGAGGTGGCTGAGAAAAGTGCCCTTATGGAGGCCACAGAGGCAACCATTAACGAGATGCGCGAGCAGATGAGCAGCCTGGAGTCTGCCCTACTGGAGAAGAGTGTCATAGTGAACAAGGTGGAGGACTACCAGCGCCAGATCGAATCCCTTGAGAAGCAAAATGCGGAGATGACAATGGTGTACGAGGAGCTGCAGGATAAAGTAATCAGGGAGAGCTCGATGAGCGAGAATCTGCTTGTAATTCCGCCTGACGATGATACCCTGCCAGGCTTCCTGCCCACTACTCCCGGTAAGAAAGATCAGGAACCGCAGGAAGTGGCCACTCTCAAGGCTTCCCTTGCTGAGCTGAGGACCAGGGTGTGTGCTATGCAGGAGGAGATCGAGAGCCAGCTGCGTCAAATGCAACTCAAAGACGAGAACATAGCCAAGCTATATACGGAAATCGAGGAGATGAGCGAGCGCTGCCTATCAATGGAGGTGAGGATGGCGCAGTTGGAGGAGGATGCCCAGCAGAAGCAGGAGCTACTGGATCGCCAGGCCCAAAAACTGTCCGATGATGTACGCCTCATTGATCAGCTGCAGGAGAAAAATGCTCAACTTGTCCAGCAAACTATAAAAGCGGAGGGTCCCTCAGAATACGTTAACCAAATCGAGGAACTTCGAGAATCGTTAAGGACAGCAAACGAAGAACTAAGGGACACGAAGAGGGTAAAAGAGGATGAAATCAATGCCATGCAGCTGGAGTACATGATGAAGATGGAGGCCAGCGAGAGCGAGAACTGCGCCAATCTCCGCTTGTACAGCCAGGAGTTGGAGGAGTGCAAGGATCGCTATGAGAGCAGTGTGGCCGCTTTAAAGGATCAGCTAACGCAGGCCGGAGAAGAGCTTTCCAGTGTTACGGCTCGCTGTCAGGCGGAGTTGGAGGGCATTAGAGGCACTCTCCAGGAAAAGATTACCCAAGCGGAGGAGGAAAGAAGCAAATTGAATGCCCAGCACCAGGCGGAGCTTAATGGAATAAGAGAAACCCTGGAGAAGAAGATGGCAGAGGCGGAAGCACAACAACTCAGTATTGAAACCACACTGAAGGAGCAGTTGAGTCAAGCAAAGGAGGAGTGCGAGAGGGAAACCTCAAAGCTTGAGGAAATGAAAATTACTCTTGAGGAGATGATAGGTCACAGAAACACAATGAGTGCTACAATTGCTGAGCTGGAGAAATCCAAATCTGATAACGAATTGGCGCTGGATAAAGTGAAAGCGGAGAGAATGCAATTTGAGAATCTGTACGAAAAATGCCAGGAGCAATTGCAAATTCAGTTGAGCAATAGGGTTCAGAATAGCTTAGATACTCAGGCACACAGTGAGCAACTAGAAAAGATCACTGAGCTGCAGGCACAGTGCGAGCAGCAAGTTCTAGACATGGAGAAGTTAAGTCAAGAAAAGATGACCCTGCAGCAGGAGATTCAGGAGGCTAATGAACATCTGTCAAACAGCCTGAAGAAACGTGAGGAACTTGAATTGGAATTGAATGCCCTTAAAACGCAGAATGTGATGGAGAAAAACGATTTAGAGGCAAAGCTTGAGACTTTCACTGCCAAGATGAGTGATCTCGAAGAAGCACTGCAAAAGGCGCAACTCAAGACACTTGGGCATGATGACCTAATTTCCCAGCACGAGCGACTCAAAATCTGTCTTACCGAGGCAAACGAATTGTCGTGTAATCTGGAGAAAAAGGTTGAGTGCCTGAATTCCGAACTGCTTACTTCCCAGGAAGGAATCTCTAATCGAGACGATGAAATCAAACAGCTTCGCTTGGAATTAAAGCACGCTTTGGATGCCAAGGATGCTACGAACTCGGAACAATCAGTACTGGTAGCTCAGCTTAAAGCAGTCGAGGATAAAATGTCAACTCAGGCAGGCAATTTCCAACGCGAGTTGGCCGATCTCAAGGGTTCAATGAACGAGCTGCAGCTGAAGTTTAAATCCCTGCAAGAAACGAAAGATAATCTTGAGGCTGGAAATGAGGAGCTTAAACTAAAGCTGAGGAATGCTCAGGATCTGCAGAGCGCGTTGGAAGAGGAGCAAAAACTGTGTACATCACTGAGAGAAAATATTGCCAATCTGGAACAATCAAAGGCTCGCCTCAAAGAGCAAATGCGAGTCGAAGTCGATCAAAGATTCATGGAGCTGAGTCGGAATTTTGAgctgggccaaaacacaatcgGGGAACTAACAACGAAGTGCGAAAATCTGCGTTCCCAACTA GAAACCGAAACCAATAACTTCCAAAGGAAAAAAGAGAGCTTGGACTTGATAATATCAGATTTGGAAAAGGACAAACAGGAGCTGGAGGAAAAGCTTTCCATTCTTAAAGAAAAGGATGAATCCATTGATCGTCTGAAGGCTCAGTTGACATCGAATGAGACAACTCTTTCATCTCTGCAAGAAGCCATGGAAGCGGCCAATAATAAAACCCTCGAAATGGGCCAGAAGGTTGATGAACATTCAAGAGAATGCGAGATGCTACGATCCGATCTG CAAACAAAAGAAGCGTGTTTCCAAAAGGAAAGGAATGTTTCGGACGGTACCATTTCAAGTTTATTGGAAGAAAAGCGCTGCCTGGAAGAAAAGTTGTGCACGTTCAATGACATTTTGAGCAAGCATGAGGAATTAACAAAGGAGTGCGAGAAGTTGAAATCAACTCTG AAATCCAAGGATGCCAGTATCCGAATGGAGAAGGAACGCATGGACGGTACCATCTCCAGTCTGCTGGAAGACAAGCGTAATTTGGAGGAAAAATTGTGCACGGTCAACGACATTGTGACTAAGCTTCAGGGTGAACTAACTGCTTTACAAGCACTCAAAGTGAACGGAAGCAACGCGTCCTTCGAGTCAAATGCCTCGAACGGATCGCCAGTTGCTGCGCCTGCTAGAAAGAGTTTGGACCGAAATCCTGGTGCCAGTGGCCCAAGG AAATCGTTAACTTCGGATACTGAAGTGCGGAGGAATCGACGAATCAGCGTTCACGATGAGCGGAGGCAGTCTTACTGGAACGACTTTCGGGAATGTGGCACCATGACGGATCCCGTAG ACAATAATTGCAACTGTGCGGAGCTTAACGCTAGGCTACAGGAGTGCCAGCGGGATCTGTTCATTCGCGAAAGCAAGGTGACTGCATTGAACATGGAGCTGAAGCACCATCCGCTGAAGGACGAGAATGCGCAACTGAAGAGGAGGGttctggaggagcaggagaagGCACGCGCCGAGCAGAAACGATTTAAGGCAAAGCTCCACGATCTTAACGCTCGGATCAATGATCTCACCGATGCTGCAGCCTCGTCCGCAATGCCGGTTGCCGACCAGCAAGAGCAGGCTAAAAAGAGTGTGAGGCCTGAAATGGTAACAAGGGAAACCCAGACGGAATCTGAACTGGAGGCAATACTGgagaaaacaaacacaaagtATCAGGATGCTGTTCAGTTGCTGCGTTTCCGCTACAACCTCATAAAAGAGCTGGAAGGGAAGGTCAggcaaaaggaaaacaacGACACTTCGAATATCACCTCACTTACAGCTGGTCAAAACAGTGCGCTTAAG GCACAATGTGAAGCACAGAAGAGGGAACTAGCTGTCATCCGAAATAAATACGAGTCGGCGAAACGCGTATTGGGAATGCGGAAAGATGAGATGGATAAAATTCGAGCAAAACTAGCTCAATATGAAGCAGATGAATCAACTAAATAG